In Halapricum desulfuricans, a single window of DNA contains:
- a CDS encoding IS630 family transposase, which translates to MSEEELEQAIEDAQSADETRLVRRLCFIKNLYQGDTRKQAGRRVGISRSTTRRWARAWNDDGVEGLRPRFGGGRPPKLTPTQFDELCGILEEDQPWTPQAIHALIEDRYDVTYHPAHLSRKLRAAGMNYAKPRPMDPRSPADADEILAERLTEALGEDDHDTEEDDPVVLGFFR; encoded by the coding sequence TTGTCGGAAGAAGAGCTCGAGCAGGCTATCGAAGATGCACAGTCGGCGGACGAGACCCGTCTCGTCCGGCGGCTGTGTTTCATCAAGAATCTCTATCAGGGCGATACCCGCAAGCAGGCGGGCCGACGCGTCGGAATCTCCCGATCTACGACGCGTCGATGGGCTCGCGCGTGGAATGATGACGGTGTAGAGGGACTCCGCCCGCGCTTCGGCGGCGGCCGGCCGCCGAAGCTCACTCCCACGCAGTTCGATGAACTCTGTGGTATCCTCGAAGAGGATCAACCCTGGACACCGCAAGCCATTCACGCCCTAATCGAAGACCGCTACGATGTCACCTACCACCCGGCGCATCTCAGCCGGAAACTTCGTGCCGCGGGCATGAACTACGCCAAGCCGCGGCCGATGGATCCGCGTAGTCCGGCTGACGCAGATGAGATTCTCGCCGAGCGCCTGACTGAGGCGCTCGGCGAGGACGACCACGATACCGAGGAGGATGATCCCGTCGTGTTGGGGTTTTTTCGATGA
- a CDS encoding IS630 family transposase: MIPSCWGFFDEAWPQPFENSQRLWSFDRTVTIAKPLVTFPWRSIGFYALTGQSVITFKKRLVKETIVEALEEIREQNPRGRILLVADNYGSHHAKLTQQRADELGIEFVFIPPYSPTLNAIEPLWKDLKRDISPEIFDDKDNFREFLTETFHRLSQQVSFASDWIETFLPDVQKLR, encoded by the coding sequence ATGATCCCGTCGTGTTGGGGTTTTTTCGATGAAGCGTGGCCTCAACCGTTCGAGAATTCACAGCGACTCTGGTCGTTTGATCGGACGGTCACGATCGCAAAACCGCTAGTGACGTTTCCATGGCGGTCGATCGGTTTCTACGCGCTGACTGGTCAAAGTGTGATTACGTTCAAAAAGCGGTTAGTCAAAGAGACGATCGTTGAGGCGTTAGAGGAGATCCGCGAGCAGAATCCGCGGGGCCGGATTCTGCTCGTGGCCGATAACTACGGCTCTCACCATGCGAAACTCACACAGCAACGGGCCGACGAACTCGGCATCGAGTTCGTCTTCATTCCGCCGTATTCACCGACATTGAACGCAATCGAACCGCTCTGGAAAGACCTCAAACGAGACATCTCTCCTGAAATCTTCGATGACAAAGACAACTTTCGAGAGTTCCTCACCGAGACATTCCACCGGTTGAGTCAGCAGGTCAGCTTCGCTAGTGATTGGATCGAGACGTTCCTCCCAGATGTCCAGAAGTTACGCTGA